One genomic window of Monodelphis domestica isolate mMonDom1 chromosome 1, mMonDom1.pri, whole genome shotgun sequence includes the following:
- the PWWP2B gene encoding PWWP domain-containing protein 2B has product MEAAGPEPLRPGCRLPVRVEQVLNAGDTLVVSLRCGARSFTGLLLDCTKRSGLFGLPLSVPKRDGPPPDGCPRRAPQEDRGDADGPEPAPPPGPPGSAPPFPPYFEGAPFPHPLWLRHTYNQWVPQPPPRPIKRTRRRLSRNRDPGRLILSTIRLRPRRVLCQKCQNTLSPDEGAPGPARAPPPRRREPRRRDKAAAGPAPPVPRSPVIKISYSTPQGTGEVVEIPSRVHGQPFRPEPAAVPKLKLSRPLPAGDAPPPKIRLKPHRLPRGGHGVSLYKAELVDELAGRSPRLSSGGSGDDDDDDDDDFGGFAAAPVNFLVNYKRKADSSGLSVGGGDSLDESKSSGSEPASPAGGAFLPADDASVSSSSREERKTVPPLTVRLHTQSVAQCATQDGRTVAVGDVVWGKIAGCPWWPARVLDLSLGRRDDGDGRPAWAEARVSWFGSPTTSSLPVSKLSPFSECFKLRFNRKKKGVYRRAIAEAARAAPHLSPDIRDLLSRFDT; this is encoded by the exons ATGGAGGCGGCGGGCCCCGAGCCGCTGCGGCCCGGCTGCCGGCTGCCCGTGCGGGTGGAGCAGGTGCTCAACGCCGGCGACACGCTCGTGGTGAGCCTGCGCTGCGGCGCGCGGAGCTTCACCGGCCTGCTGCTCGACTGCACCAAGAg GTCCGGCCTCTTCGGCCTCCCGCTGTCCGTGCCCAAGCGAGACGGACCCCCGCCGGACGGCTGCCCGCGCCGGGCCCCTCAGGAAGACCGCGGAGATGCCGACGGGCCGGAGCCCGCGCCCCCCCCGGGGCCCCCCGGCAGCGCCCCGCCCTTCCCGCCCTACTTCGAGGGGGCGCCCTTCCCCCACCCGCTGTGGCTGCGGCACACGTACAACCAGTGGGTGCCCCAGCCGCCGCCGCGGCCCATCAAGCGCACCAGGAGGCGGCTGTCGCGCAACCGCGACCCGGGCCGGCTGATCCTGAGCACCATCCGGCTGCGGCCGCGCCGCGTGCTCTGCCAGAAGTGCCAGAACACGCTGAGCCCCGACGAGGGCGCGCCCGGCCCCGCCCGCGCCCCGCCGCCCCGGCGCAGGGAGCCCCGCCGGCGGGACAAGGCGGCGGCCGGGCCGGCCCCGCCCGTGCCGCGCAGCCCCGTCATCAAGATCTCGTACAGCACGCCGCAGGGCACCGGCGAGGTGGTGGAGATCCCGTCGCGCGTGCACGGACAGCCCTTCCGGCCCGAGCCGGCCGCCGTCCCCAAGCTGAAGCTGAGCCGCCCGCTGCCCGCGGGGGACGCGCCGCCCCCCAAGATCCGCCTGAAGCCCCACCGGCTGCCCCGCGGCGGCCACGGCGTGTCCCTGTACAAGGCCGAGCTGGTGGACGAGCTGGCCGGCCGCTCCCCCCGGCTGTCGTCGGGCGGCTCCGgggacgacgacgacgacgacgacgacgacttCGGGGGCTTCGCCGCGGCGCCCGTGAACTTCCTGGTCAACTACAAGCGCAAGGCCGACTCGTCCGGCCTGTCGGTGGGCGGCGGCGACAGCCTGGACGAGTCCAAGTCGTCCGGCTCGGAGCCCGCCTCCCCCGCCGGCGGCGCCTTCCTGCCCGCCGACGACGCGTCCGTGTCGTCGTCCTCCCGCGAGGAGCGCAAGACGGTGCCGCCGCTGACCGTGCGGCTGCACACGCAGAGCGTGGCCCAGTGCGCCACGCAGGACGGCCGCACCGTGGCCGTGGGCGACGTGGTCTGGGGCAAGATCGCCGGCTGCCCCTGGTGGCCGGCCCGCGTGCTCGACCTCAGCCTGGGCCGCAGGGACGACGGCGACGGCCGGCCCGCCTGGGCCGAGGCGCGCGTGTCCTGGTTCGGCTCCCCGACCACGTCGTCGCTGCCCGTCTCCAAGCTGTCGCCCTTCTCCGAGTGCTTCAAGCTGAGGTTCAACCGCAAGAAGAAGGGCGTGTACCGGCGCGCCATCGCCGAGGCCGCCCGCGCCGCCCCCCACCTGAGCCCCGACATCAGGGACCTCCTGAGCCGCTTCGACACGTAG